The nucleotide window ATATGGGTAAAACACGTTAGAGAAAGCAACAAAATATTGAGTGGGAATGAAGTCTTCTAGATGAGATGTTTCCACCaaatgaaatttatttattcatttttataaACATAACTTTGATTACAGTAGTAAACGAAAACAGAGAAGATTTTACATGGATGGAAAGTACATAAACATAAGAGAGTGCTGGAAGCCTATTTCTAAAGATAGATAGTGAAATCATAAGCCCTAATTTTGATATGTTGCTGTCGTCAAATGTAATTATACCCATCCAAAGAGTTATGCCATCAATCTAATATATCAAGCATTAATGGTATCTTTCAGTGAAACCATATAGCACACTAGTTGCAACCATTAAGGCAACCGCTAATTACAACGTAGAAACCAGTTGTGACATGCTAATCATGCCCAAACTTCATGCATATAGTAACAGCTTTGGAGCTCACAGATCTAAGATCACGAGTAAAGACAATTGGAAAATTCATTAAACCCCTAATAACTAACAAGTATGTACCGCCATCTCATTATTTTGCTAAATAACTCTCCTACAGGATGTGTTACATCCAGCATTGATGAAGTTTTATGTCTTTGCAATTTGGACAAGTTAAAATACTAGTTATCCAAGTGTCATGAATCATGATATCGATAAGTCCAATGGTAAGATGCTGATTTCTCGTGTGTGGTAATCAGCTCTCTTTCACAGTGGCAAGGCAATCCTGTACACCTCATTACCATCAAGCCTTTGCCATCACACAAGTATACGCTTAGATGTATTCAATCCGAGTCTTATTTCTATGACATTCTATACGTCTAACATATCAATCTTCTATCACGGTTCATAATCACATAATGTCTATCTCTGATCCTAGTGTCATATTAACACCCGCTAGATCCTCTCAGCCTCCAGTAAATACCCCTCCAattgtattatatattttagaCATGTATTCATATTACTGTTTGTGCATTGTTGTTAGTATCATTTCTGACTAAGCTAGAATCAAACCAGAGAGACATGGTTTCTGGCATTGTCCCATGCAACCTGAAACAAGTTCAATGCAAACAATCAATAAACTCCGACGGGACTCAAAAACTACAGATTATTAACAGCACAACATCAAGGAGACATATCAATAATCGACAATAACAATCAAGACAACAATGTCAAAGGGACCAAAATCTTACCTTGAAGAGAGGCACATTCCTTTTTCTCATTAGTGCTCTTCTTAATCCCAAAGAAATCGATTATCTTCTTCTGCGAAAAGCCTAAAACACACTCAAAACCACATTGTCAACACAAAATTCAATAGAATCCAAAAACACATGCATagaacaaaataaagaaacaacGAAAAAGGATTTCCCTACTTCTTACTCGTCTCTGGCCAGAGCACTTCGGGCAGAGCCACGATCCGATAGGAACTCTAACGACTATTGGTCTCAGGCATTTCATGTGAAAGGCCTTGTCGCATTTGTCACAGAGAAGCATCTCATGGTCTTGGTCCCCGGAGCCGCATTGCACACAGCTTGTTTGGCTGTAGTCAGCGCCCTCCACCACGACATAGCGCGCCCGCGCCATTACCTCCGACAAaggcttcatcttcttctggTGCGGCATGGGCAGAGGCGCCTCCGTTCTCCGGCGAGACCCGATTTGCCGACAAGCCGCCGCCTTAGAAATGTTAGCTGGAGCCATGGTGTAGGGAGGAGCAGACCGGAAATTAAGGTGATCAACCGAGGGTATAATCGGAATTCGAGAGAATGTTGCAGAGAGACAGCTCGCTTACTACAATGGAAACGTAGAGAAGCGTTTTTATTGTCTCTTTGTTtcctcccttctctctctctcgcggGGAAAGAGTGGGGGGAGAGAATGGAAACGTACTAACGTGCGCCGCGTGTGCGCACGGAATTTAATGTGCGCACTTTCTGAAGACTGAAGCTTTATATATGTCGGACTCTCCGTCGGCTTTTCTAGCCGTTTGAGACTTGGAAAGACGACGACGACCTCAGTTTGTTCAAGGTTCCAAGTGGTATTTCTCGAATTTAACGAGGGCAATATTGggaaaatagttttttttttccttcaaaataatttattttttaaaatagaatTTTGGATTTAAAGAGAAACTATAAATCTAATTAACACCCCATTAATTTGCTTCCAAATATGAAAAGATTTGCACATTTTATGGtattaaatgacaaaaaatatacTTAATATTAAATGATAAACAGTGAACTAGGTTGAAAATCTTGTCAAGAGTGTTTAAACCCATATCAGATAGATATTCAAAAAATAGACTTGTAAGGTGTTGTTCGTAGAATAATGACGTATATTATTCATGCTTAGTATTTATGAAAATAGTATAATTTATAGATGATATTTGTTTCAGATATCACAGCAATAGAGAATgtataaatttgataaattcatgCCAATTTTACcgaatttgttttttattaatatagaAGTCTCATAAAGCATATAGTATTTTAGAACATTGACAGGAATAAGCACTTCAACTAATAAATCTAAATGTTGAAAAACAGAATTCAGAAACAatgatcctctctctctctgtctaaaCTGTGAAGGCAGACTCCATTGTTCTTCTCAATTCACCTTTTTTAGTCCAGTAATGCATCACAGCATCACTGTAAAACAGTCCAGAGTGGGCTGTAATTGCCTTACTCATGTCCTTGCTGGTGCTGAAGTCCCTGCTCCTCCAATATATGTGCCAACCCGCTCTCCCTTTATTGCTTTTGAGATATTACCCGGCTTGTTAAGATTGAACACCACAACTGCATTGGGGAAAGGAAGCTCAGTTTTTGGGAATGCTAAAATGGGTATACTCAGGCCACTGGAATCAGAAAGAGAATAATTGAAGATTCTCAGAACGTACCTGGAATGTTATTTTCTTGGCACAAAGTAATGGCGGTCATGTCCATTACAGAAAGATCTTCTGAAGTTACATCCTGGTAAGTTAGAGTTTCAAGAAGACGAGCATCTGGGTTACGCTTGGGATCATCATCATAAACCCCATCAACATTTGTAGCTTTCAAGACCACTTCTGCATTAactgaaacaaaagaaagagggTCCGTCAACGCTCTTGTTAAGAACACACAGATTAGAATTACGTTAAGAGATCGTTTATTCCAGACCAAAGGCTATCACCCAAAGTAAATCTGAAACATTGGCTGCATTACACAGATGCAGGAATGAAGATTTGATCAATGAGTATTTCAAATCTCATCTATGATTTATAGGCCATTGTATGGATATCCAGACGTTGACATGCTAATTGGCATTGTGATATAAAAACTAGGGCTTACTTTCTGCACAACGAAGGGCAGCAGCAGTATCAGTGGTAAAGAATGGATTTCCAGTTCCAGCTGCAAAAATCACAACTCTTCCTTTCTCCAAATGCCTCACGGCCCTCCGACGTATATATGGTTCTGCAACCTCGGACATGCGAAAAGCAGTTTGAACCCTGGTGGGAATGCCAATGCTTTCCATTGTTGCTTGAAGGAAAATAGCATTCATTACTGTTGCCAGCATCCTATAATGGCGAAGAAAGCAGTAGCAGAAGTCAAAACCCCCAAAACTTCAATACGtttctagttttattttttatcataaaCTGATCACTGCACCTGTTTCTTTCATGAGTAACTAAGTCAACTTGTAAGGAAGGAATTACCCTATGTAATCAGCAGATGAGCGATCAAGGCCACTACTTCCTGCCCAGGAGGATCCACGGAAGATATTTCCCCCTCCAACAACAATTGCAACCTGAAACATTCACAACAATGCCTTTAGTATCAGCaaacattcataatttttcCTCAAAACATTATACACTGAGAATATTCAAGCATTTATGTGATCTGCCTCTGAAtcttgtatatatacacacacacacaggcCCTATACATATCTGCCTCATAGCTTTAAACATAAATATTCTGCCATTTTCCATAACGCACATTTATGGAATACCCAAATTTTCCGTTCCAATTAAGGCCACACAGAATGGCAGAACTAATCATCAGTAGGCATGAGAGTTGCAACTACAAGATCATTAAACTTCAACTACAAATTTGAAAGGATATGAACAAAACAACTGATCAGCAATTGAAGATTTACCTCAATTCCAAGGCGAGTCACTGACGCAACCTCCCTTGCAATGGACATCGTGATCTATAATATTGCCAAAATTTGCACTGAAGTAAaatcaaagggaaaaaagagaaaacaagtgAAAAAAATAGTAACATAGATTCACATCCCAACCTTTGGGTCAATATTTTGCATGTGATCTCCGGCAAGTGCTTCTCCACTTACTTTAAGCAATATCCTTCGCCATTTATATGATTGTTTAGGCGCCGCAGCTTCATTCATTGTCATTCCAAAGGGAGCCATAGAAGAAATTTGAGAATTCCTGGTAAAAAAGAATGAAATGGAGTTGCCATAACGAACCAAAACAAATTTGCCATCTAACTGCAATTACATGAATGCCCAAATGCCTAAACAACCGTCTGAAAAGGATTTTGGAGAGAGAAGGGAAGCTTTTATCCCTGAGAGAAAGCAAAAGAATACTCATACCTACTTATTGCCTACTCATATAATACTTTACACTTGAGTCCAGTAGTCCACTATTTCTAATATGCATGGATCTGGTATGAACCCAAGTCTAGATAAACTATGGAGATTCTCCAGTCAAGTTATTCTCCATAGGATTTTGTTCATGGTCTGTGAACTACAGTACATTAACATAGATCGTGAATcatgtaaaaaagaaaacttgAGATGACGTATGGCAAAATCTTCCAACAGTTTAAAATACACGAAAGGAGCTATATCCAACACActaaaccttttttttaatattacacACAAGAAAAAGCTTTTGATGACCTTATATAACAATAAATTCAATTGGAAGTTGAAATCGGgcagaaaaaaatatttcttgaACTTAGCATAGATTTCCACTTAATAACAATGAAATTACGAGACCAAGTGTATGTCGCAAGTATAAGGAACAAGAAATTGCTATACTTAGAAGCTACATTGCTATAATATTATAGTTATGGCACATCTAACCACAAAACCAATTTCTCTTCCTCGAAAACAAACTCAGAAGGTTATCCTAATTCAATCACTTCCTACACTCTGCTAGGTTCCTCTAAGTCGTTTGCTATAATCACCATCCCATTCTGAGGAATCAATACCACCAATTAATGAACAAGAAATTAGTGAGGGTTAAAAGGAAACTCTTTTCCACAATCACTGAATTATCACGAACAAGAAAGCTTCATTACGGAACATTAACCTCAAAGTGTCATTCACACCAATCCACACAGGCATTTTTACAAACACCCAAAAGGGCTAATACACCCAATTCCAATGACCTTTTTATTCCATACgaaaactaacataaaaactgcaaccaacaaaaaaacatatatgtagCCAAATCAGACCAATCCACACTCGCATTTTATACAAATACGGAAATACCCAATACACCAATTCCAGCTAAACATTATACAGTAGGGTGCAGTACCAGTGACCGTCAATACCTGACGTTCGCAGGGTCAAAAGGAGAACCCATCTCAGGTGAAGCAGAAGACGAGGACGTAGAGCAGTTAATCACCAACCGTCCGTCGAAGCCATTCATCGTCAAGCGTGGTTTATGGGTCTTGATAGGATTGAAAGATAACAGAGATGTAGAAGAGATTAAATTAAGAGAACTGAAGGAAGTAGAGATTGTCATCACCAAACTGGAAACTATAAGTAACCAAAAAACAGTAATTCCGAGGATTTTGCAGCTGCAACTAAAACCCCTATTTTGGGTTGTGTTATATTTCACCGAGATACTCGTATACGGTTCATCGTTTACTGATATGGAGGTTCAATCATGTGGGTATTGTCGTTTTCTTTAGAGAAAGCGAGATTTTGCAAAACATTTATCATACACATTGCACGAGCATAAACCGCGATACAAtaaaatatcttctttttttgctgATTAAAAGAAACTGCCTTCTTTGGCAAACTCTCGTTTTATGTCTAATAAAATTTAATAGGTAACCCAAAACcatattatataagtttattatTTCAACATTCAATTATTGACTTAATTCAAACTCACGCATACAAAGGTTACGCGATGCCACAAATATATTGCTCCCAACTTAGCGCAATCCCACAAAAATGTTGCTGTCAATGAAAATTGATCGAACTTATAACCTGCAAAGTTCATAGGTTTGATCCTAGAGAATTCACCATCAGACTCGTAAATACAAGAATTTATCACCAGACGATTAGGTAAATTAGGTCAAAACCTAGTGCGACGCTACAATTTGAATTGATAGAACTCATAACATTCAAAATTCATTCAGTTTGGTCCTAGAGAATTCACCACCGATAGGATTGCATTTGAGAGAAAAGTTTAGATAGTATCGGTCAATGAACAAAgacatttatagaaaaaataattgcatTTCTATTTAGTCCTGTTGTATATGATTcacaagaaaaacagagagaattTTACTGCTGCCTCAAGGAACATGACCATATAAAACCCCATTATCACATCAGGATGTTGGTAAGGGCTAACCTAAAGTATTGGAAGGACTAGACCTACTGAACTCAGTGTATGCTAGTAAGAACAGAACAGGAAAGATATAGGattaaccaaaaaaacaaaaagaataagGTGAATTTACATCCATGAAAAGTTTCATGGCACCTAAAGCTGCTTCTGCTCCTTCTTGCTGATAACTTAATAGGAGAGCTGACTCGAGGAAGTCTTCGACAAGGAGTGCGTTGAGCTCAGTGTCAGGTTCAGGTGAACCCAGATTACAGGTTCAGGTGAACCCAGATTACGCCGACATCTAGAGCTGCATTGTCACAAGCATGGCACTGGACTGGCCCTGACATTACTGGTCCTCAAAGAGCTGCTGATAACATTCATCTTCTGCAATTGTAACATCCCAAGGACAAAGTTTCTCCTCAGGCCATGTTGCAGATCCTCTGCACTGCGCCGTCAATGGAGAACCAATATCCAAGGGAGAATGTATATGAATCTCTGATCGGGGGAGTGCCATCTCGGTGGTTATGTGTTTGCGAGTGGTACGGAACACTACAGCTATCTAAGCCAGTCCATTCATTTTCCATACCATGCCAGGGAACTGCAACGGCAACGCCTTTGGAGAAGAAATGCTCACAGGAGCGCACAGATTTGTTCGTTTAGATGATGGGGAACAATGGTTGTCGTAGTTCCACACAAACACGGCTGTCCTTTCCAACGGAGACCGTGTTTACCATTTGAAGTAAATGAAGCAGACAACCGATTTCCCGACTTTGGAAGACCTGTAGCATTCACAGTGAAACCTTTTGATTAGGAAGATTGCATCAAATAGACCAGAGAATGGATAACTAATAAAGAACGAAAGGTCATtgattatacaaaaaaaaaaagactttggaAAGCCATTGCCAGTCACCCTCATCATAAGTGAATAGAAAAATATAGGAgagagatcatcatcatcatcgaaggtgaaacaaaataaataagaaattaacatatGTTGATCCAGCCCGCGACTCCAAACCTTTTTACGCGGAAAATAAAGTTTTGGCCAAGTTCAGCACAGGCTGGTAAGCTTCAGTAAATAGTCCTCGATCAGAACATCATAGAACCAGTAGAGGATGGCAAAGAGATGGCCATTCAGTGATAATCCAAGTTCAATGCTATATATTATGTATGTCAGATTTTATGAACTTGTTCAGCCCAAACCATATAGGCTAATATTCAAACCCAATACCTACTGCTCCGATTCCATGTTAAGATTATTTATTTTACCGTTcaatccaataagttaacttgttaggttggggcttttcacatcatttatatattctAACAGCATCTAACTAGAGCTTGATATTAGAAAGACTCGGTACCTTTGAATTTACAAACGATATCATGTCCATCAACGATACAAATTTTGGAATCTTCGCAAGCAATCATTAATCTGTCAGACTTTTCCTTGGAGTACTGCAAGGTAGAAAAGCACCGGACATTAATATCATACAAGGCAATGACACTTGAACTCTTACAATAGCAAGAGGCACAAGAGTTAAACCTGAATTCCAGTAATCTTATTGCCAGACATTTTCTTTCTGCCTGCAATTTGTAACTCTGCTACTCGTTGTAGATCACAGCCTATGCAATCAAAAAAACTGActcagaaaataataaaaagagatAATAATTAAACTTACAAATGCTTGACAACATAGATAAAGCACCTGATGCTTCAAAAAAGTAGCAAGTGCCTCGAATGGTACCAACAACACACCCCTGCATCACAGAGAAAAGCAATATGGTTACATTTGTGTGATCTTCCAACTAATTGAGTATGAGTTCGAGAAAGGCGGGTAACTCAAATTCATACTTTGCCATCCGGCTGGTAACTTATAGTAGATATTACATCTCGTATATCAGCCCAATCAGCCACTCGCTTATCAGGAACTCCCCAAATTCGAATTTTTCCATCAATGGAGCCAGTGATGAAGTAATTTTCATTGACGGGATTGAATTGAACGCATGTTACTGTCGACAAATGAAATGAAGGGAGACAAAAATTACATCTCTGAAGTGAAATCAAATGATCAACTGAAAACAGTGAAGAAACAATCCTAGCAAACTTCAACATTTTGAAAGAACACGGAGAGAAGTGATTTGATCTATTGCATTACCATAATTGCCATGGTGGAAAACTCCCAGACAATCATTGTAGCCTACTTGCCACAGACGCACTGTTTTATCGTTGGATGAAGATAGAAGACACTGCATCCAAAAGGTACAATATAGCATCATATAACTATAGCTTAAAAAATAATGaccaaaaatatacaaattaagTCAGACGGCCAGCTAAGTTTTAACAAGATAGACTCACATTTGTCATGGACCATGCCAAGTCCAAAACATCACTGGAATGGCCATGAAACTCTTGCAGTGGTGACTCTTCAATGTGGAAAAGCTTATCAGGAAGGAGAAACGGTGTTGGACTCAACTTATTTCCACCAAAACTCAACTTTCTATCCTTTGAATTGTTACAACATCCACCTTCAGCTGAAAAAGATTTGACAGAAGCATCAACTGATGCAAAACGCCAAATGCGTACAACCCCATCTTCACCCCCACTAGCCATGTACTGGCCATCCGGGCTAAACTTCATTGTCCAAATGAAGCCCTTGTGAGCTTGAATTTTTTGGCTCATATTAACTCCTGTCAACTCCATGCATCTCCTCTTCTTGTTTGGGAATACCTTAAATTTCATTTCCATGGGTGATGTAGGTGTAGCTTCTAATAGCTCAGATACAAATGTGGCCTTCCTTAATTTCTTCAACTTTGCAAAGAGTTTCTGCCAACGCTTCGTTTTCGTTTTGCCAATATAAACATTGTCATTTTCTCTGGCTTGATTACAAGCTTCTTGTCTTTGTTCATGTTCTCGGACCGTGTTCAAGTTGTCCTTCTCCCAGTCATCATCGACCATAGAATTCGCTTCATTTATACCCCTTTCACAACAGACCAAACTTTCCTCTCCCTCTTCAGAGGACAATGAAGACAAATTTGTAACAGAACCACCAGACCCTGTAATCCTTTCCAACCCCGTAACCTCTGAAAACTTAACAATGTCATCACTCCTAGAAACAAAATCAA belongs to Tripterygium wilfordii isolate XIE 37 chromosome 2, ASM1340144v1, whole genome shotgun sequence and includes:
- the LOC120008641 gene encoding uridylate kinase, with the translated sequence MTISTSFSSLNLISSTSLLSFNPIKTHKPRLTMNGFDGRLVINCSTSSSSASPEMGSPFDPANVRNSQISSMAPFGMTMNEAAAPKQSYKWRRILLKVSGEALAGDHMQNIDPKITMSIAREVASVTRLGIEVAIVVGGGNIFRGSSWAGSSGLDRSSADYIGMLATVMNAIFLQATMESIGIPTRVQTAFRMSEVAEPYIRRRAVRHLEKGRVVIFAAGTGNPFFTTDTAAALRCAEINAEVVLKATNVDGVYDDDPKRNPDARLLETLTYQDVTSEDLSVMDMTAITLCQENNIPVVVFNLNKPGNISKAIKGERVGTYIGGAGTSAPART
- the LOC120011926 gene encoding LOW QUALITY PROTEIN: WD repeat-containing protein 44-like (The sequence of the model RefSeq protein was modified relative to this genomic sequence to represent the inferred CDS: inserted 2 bases in 2 codons; deleted 1 base in 1 codon) — protein: MLSSDEKEGDLFFDSVDCLSADEELGGCELEYSIWVNEPKSVKERRESFLQAMDLVDFVSRSDDIVKFSEVTGLERITGSGGSVTNLSSLSSEEGEESLVCCERGINEANSMVDDDWEKDNLNTVREHEQRQEACNQARENDNVYIGKTKTKRWQKLFAKLKKLRKATFVSELLEATPTSPMEMKFKVFPNKKRRCMELTGVNMSQKIQAHKGFIWTMKFSPDGQYMASGGEDGVVRIWRFASVDASVKSFSAEGGCCNNSKDRKLSFGGNKLSPTPFLLPDKLFHIEESPLQEFHGHSSDVLDLAWSMTNCLLSSSNDKTVRLWQVGYNDCLGVFHHGNYVTCVQFNPVNENYFITGSIDGKIRIWGVPDKRVADWADIRDVISTISYQPDGKGCVVGTIRGTCYFFEASGCDLQRVAELQIAGRKKMSGNKITGIQYSKEKSDRLMIACEDSKICIVDGHDIVCKFKGLPKSGNRLSASFTSNGKHXSPLERTAVFVWNYDNHCSPSSKXNKSVRSCEHFFSKGVAVAVPWHGMENEWTGLDSCSVPYHSQTHNHRDGTPPIRDSYTFSLGYWFSIDGQCRGSATWPEEKLCPWDVTIAEDECYQQLFEDQ